In Sphingomonas phyllosphaerae, one DNA window encodes the following:
- a CDS encoding IS110 family transposase — translation MTRSANPATDAAATTPTGFVGCDVGKAGIAVFDSVTGRATTIANTPLALDAFAAALPPGRLLVCEATGGYEAALLAAASRAGHAIHRADARRVKAFIRSLGTLAKTDALDARALARYGQERHERLDRWHPRDEHRQELATLVNTRSDLVRARTACTNRLKAPGAGPVAAELRALVAAHDQAIAALEARIEALLAGCASLARTASVLRTIPGIGATTAAALIALLPELGTLGRRQIASLAGLAPHPRQSGTVDGYRRTRGGRPEVRRVTFMAALSAVRFAPDIKAFYQRLRDSGKKPIVALTAAMRKLITIANAKIRDDAAQLS, via the coding sequence ATGACCCGCTCCGCCAACCCCGCCACTGACGCCGCCGCCACCACGCCGACCGGGTTCGTCGGCTGCGACGTCGGCAAGGCCGGCATCGCCGTCTTCGACAGCGTCACCGGCCGCGCCACCACCATCGCCAACACGCCGCTTGCGCTCGACGCCTTTGCCGCCGCGCTGCCGCCCGGGCGCCTGCTGGTCTGCGAGGCGACCGGCGGCTACGAGGCCGCGCTGCTCGCGGCGGCGTCACGCGCCGGCCATGCCATCCACCGTGCCGATGCCCGCCGCGTCAAGGCGTTCATCCGCTCGCTGGGAACGCTGGCCAAGACCGATGCGCTCGATGCCCGTGCGCTCGCGCGCTACGGGCAGGAGCGCCACGAGCGCCTCGACCGCTGGCACCCGCGCGATGAACACCGCCAGGAGCTCGCGACGCTGGTCAACACCCGCAGCGATCTCGTCCGTGCCCGCACCGCGTGCACCAACCGCCTCAAGGCCCCCGGCGCCGGCCCGGTCGCCGCCGAGCTGCGCGCGCTGGTCGCCGCGCACGACCAGGCCATCGCCGCGCTCGAGGCCCGGATCGAGGCGCTGCTCGCCGGCTGCGCATCACTCGCCCGCACCGCCAGCGTCCTGCGCACCATCCCCGGCATCGGCGCGACCACCGCCGCGGCGCTCATCGCCCTCCTGCCCGAACTCGGCACGCTCGGACGGCGCCAGATCGCCAGCCTCGCCGGCCTTGCACCCCATCCCCGCCAAAGCGGCACCGTCGATGGCTATCGCCGCACCCGCGGCGGCCGCCCGGAGGTCAGGCGCGTCACCTTCATGGCTGCCCTCTCCGCCGTCCGCTTCGCGCCCGACATCAAGGCCTTCTACCAGCGCCTCCGTGACAGCGGCAAAAAACCCATCGTCGCCCTAACCGCCGCCATGCGAAAACTCATCACCATCGCCAACGCTAAAATCCGCGATGATGCCGCGCAACTGAGTTGA